From a single Halorussus limi genomic region:
- a CDS encoding MBL fold metallo-hydrolase, translated as MNLSYQHANPATGGGSYLLRFRSGTADRTPCLLVDSGVGVDLDSLLSDDEYLAAVLLTHAHLDHYASLADSLRDGAPVYAAEPTANVLEDVLTEGEKNYEIGATGSAADAVEPLDGWETVVPDVEVAPVPAGHTPGAAGFVVRFRDGSRANHVLFTGDFTTRRAAGYPGLRADLPTGIDALFVNVSTTDDFEETLTDSLFTLLERSRAGSRTLVTASALTAVHYAYLLGHLGERLGESVPVTLAGQAAKLYADFGYDVPNVEAVPVFESPSELLERGTLTFAGPEVPTEGSARRLFGAIEDDSSATLVQLTAGATNPVETASCTVYDYEVVNHPSMSAIDELVAELDPIHVVAGHGPRRALRRFRGRYDERFVWASDDDREQTLYENGRWSPPPWLSETAVQSIRAQDWQVNGGRFGEIVAEADQRLPEVARADAPDLDAEGVVVERLDDRFGQRGTESEASPSADRPESPDATETAAGDDADSTAANGAETATGAEATVRDDETFRREVLDRLDSLASDTGGDPVRARVVDCGEGVTMLRLLDETDLDHGEEVTVVVPDDE; from the coding sequence ATGAACCTCAGCTATCAGCACGCGAACCCCGCGACCGGCGGCGGTTCGTATCTCCTCCGATTTCGGAGTGGGACCGCCGACCGCACGCCGTGTCTCCTCGTCGACTCCGGCGTCGGCGTCGACTTGGACTCGCTTCTGTCGGACGACGAGTATCTCGCGGCGGTGTTGCTGACCCACGCTCACCTCGACCACTACGCCTCGCTGGCCGACTCGCTCCGGGACGGCGCGCCCGTCTACGCCGCCGAACCCACCGCGAACGTCCTCGAAGACGTACTGACCGAGGGCGAGAAGAACTACGAAATCGGCGCGACCGGCTCGGCGGCCGACGCCGTCGAACCGCTCGACGGATGGGAGACTGTCGTCCCGGACGTGGAAGTCGCGCCGGTTCCGGCGGGTCACACCCCCGGCGCGGCCGGGTTCGTCGTCCGCTTCCGCGACGGGTCCCGCGCCAACCACGTCCTGTTCACCGGCGACTTCACGACCCGCCGGGCGGCGGGCTATCCCGGCCTCCGGGCCGACCTCCCGACCGGAATCGACGCGCTGTTCGTCAACGTCTCCACGACCGACGACTTCGAGGAGACGCTGACCGACTCGCTGTTCACGCTGCTCGAGCGCTCGCGGGCCGGGTCGCGGACCCTCGTCACCGCCAGCGCGCTCACGGCCGTCCACTACGCCTACCTGCTGGGCCACCTCGGCGAGCGGCTCGGCGAGTCCGTCCCGGTGACGCTGGCCGGACAGGCCGCGAAACTCTACGCGGACTTCGGCTACGACGTGCCCAACGTCGAGGCGGTGCCGGTGTTCGAGTCGCCGAGCGAACTGCTCGAACGCGGCACGCTGACCTTCGCAGGCCCGGAGGTTCCCACTGAGGGGAGCGCCCGCCGCCTGTTCGGCGCTATCGAGGACGACTCGTCGGCCACGCTCGTCCAGTTGACAGCGGGCGCGACGAACCCGGTCGAGACCGCCTCCTGTACCGTCTACGACTACGAAGTGGTCAACCATCCCTCGATGTCGGCCATCGACGAGTTGGTCGCGGAGTTGGACCCCATCCACGTCGTCGCGGGGCACGGCCCCCGGCGCGCGCTCCGGCGGTTTCGGGGCCGTTACGACGAGCGGTTCGTCTGGGCCAGCGACGACGACCGCGAGCAGACGCTCTACGAGAACGGCCGGTGGTCGCCGCCGCCGTGGCTGAGCGAGACCGCAGTCCAGTCGATTCGCGCGCAGGACTGGCAGGTCAACGGCGGCCGGTTCGGCGAAATCGTCGCGGAAGCCGACCAGCGACTCCCCGAGGTGGCCCGCGCCGACGCTCCGGACCTCGACGCCGAGGGCGTCGTCGTCGAACGCCTCGACGACCGCTTCGGCCAACGCGGGACCGAGAGCGAGGCCTCGCCGTCCGCCGACCGACCGGAGTCGCCCGACGCGACCGAGACGGCGGCGGGGGACGACGCGGATTCGACCGCCGCCAACGGGGCGGAGACGGCGACCGGAGCGGAGGCGACGGTGCGCGACGACGAGACGTTCCGGCGCGAGGTCCTCGACAGACTCGACTCGCTCGCGTCCGACACCGGCGGGGACCCGGTTCGCGCCCGCGTCGTCGACTGCGGCGAGGGCGTGACCATGCTCCGCCTGCTGGACGAGACCGACCTCGACCACGGCGAAGAGGTGACGGTGGTCGTCCCGGACGACGAGTGA
- a CDS encoding phosphosulfolactate synthase produces the protein MARAFDFLHVNERESKPRERGITEIRGPYYDPMGPRELRDILDTMGEYVDIYKFSGGSFALMPEEAVEELISVCHEYDVQVSTGGFVENVLVRDHDKVEQYVEEAETLGFDIVEISSGFLAIDTDDLVALTEMVQEKGLKAKPEINVQFGAGGASSVEELESEAAIDPASAIREAERHLDAGAYKIMVESEGITERVREWRTDVAFEIANEVGVENCVFEAADPAVFEWYIKNFGPEVNLFVDNSQIVELECMRSGLWGKKSSWGRVASYDRT, from the coding sequence ATGGCCAGAGCATTCGACTTTCTGCACGTCAACGAGCGCGAATCGAAACCGCGCGAGCGGGGCATCACCGAGATTCGGGGACCGTACTACGACCCGATGGGGCCGCGAGAACTGCGCGACATCCTCGACACGATGGGCGAGTACGTGGACATCTACAAGTTCTCGGGCGGGTCGTTCGCCCTGATGCCCGAGGAGGCCGTCGAGGAACTGATTTCGGTCTGCCACGAGTACGACGTACAGGTCTCGACCGGCGGATTCGTGGAGAACGTCCTCGTCAGAGACCACGACAAGGTCGAGCAGTACGTCGAGGAGGCCGAGACTCTGGGGTTCGACATCGTGGAGATTTCCTCGGGATTCCTCGCCATCGACACCGACGACCTCGTAGCGCTGACCGAGATGGTCCAGGAGAAGGGACTGAAGGCCAAGCCCGAGATAAACGTCCAGTTCGGGGCGGGCGGCGCCTCCTCGGTCGAAGAGTTGGAGAGCGAGGCGGCCATCGACCCGGCGAGCGCGATTCGGGAGGCCGAGCGCCACCTCGACGCCGGAGCGTACAAGATAATGGTCGAGTCCGAGGGCATCACCGAGCGCGTCCGGGAGTGGCGAACCGACGTGGCCTTCGAGATAGCCAACGAGGTCGGCGTCGAGAACTGCGTGTTCGAGGCGGCCGACCCGGCGGTCTTCGAGTGGTACATCAAGAACTTCGGCCCGGAGGTCAACCTGTTCGTGGACAACTCCCAGATAGTCGAACTGGAGTGCATGCGGTCTGGACTGTGGGGCAAGAAGAGTTCGTGGGGCCGGGTCGCGTCGTACGACCGGACGTGA
- a CDS encoding CGCGG family putative rSAM-modified RiPP protein, giving the protein MGTSSNSSGSDDRDRDADLDSDAEPVTERVHDNSWSANLEKPHHAESRDLVVEQARQAVEHTAGGNHVNLVTHGDHGHPETYLYDALAEAFGDDSLSWEYVEQCGCGGHVTRVHVE; this is encoded by the coding sequence ATGGGAACCAGCAGTAACTCGTCCGGGAGCGACGACCGGGACCGCGACGCGGACCTCGACAGCGACGCGGAACCCGTCACCGAACGGGTCCACGACAACTCGTGGTCGGCGAACCTCGAAAAGCCCCACCACGCCGAGAGCCGGGACCTCGTGGTCGAGCAGGCCCGGCAGGCGGTCGAACACACCGCGGGCGGCAACCACGTCAACCTCGTCACGCACGGGGACCACGGTCACCCCGAGACGTATCTCTATGACGCGCTGGCCGAGGCGTTCGGTGACGACTCGCTGTCGTGGGAGTACGTCGAACAGTGTGGCTGTGGCGGCCACGTGACTCGGGTCCACGTGGAGTAG
- a CDS encoding MmgE/PrpD family protein, with protein sequence MTTTADIADFALGLDFEDLDDDTVTELKKRILDSLGIAVAAMEEEPVSVVGDTVAEFGGEGCSLWGGGAGGSTASPPEASTASPPDATMYNTTLVRYLDYMDSFLAPGETPHPSDNVAAVLACGEYADASGEDLITAVGVAYEVQGALAWNAPVRERGWDHVTHTVISAATGTGTILGLDREQLRSAVGIAGTAHNALRVTRTEAISEWKGIASANAARNAVYSVFLAKNGMDGPKNLFEGQKGWKQVVSGEFEAEFTPAERVHDVMAKKYVAETYAQSAVEGIIELAEREDIDPARVERIHLDTFAGAKLIIGGGEGSRYEVETKAQADHSLPYMLAAALVDRELGNDQYEQERIRQSDVQELLRKVEVEENTELTTRFESGEMPAHVTVETSDGTVYRVEKDHFEGHPNDSMSWEEIERKFHETAGERYDDERREEIIETVAELEEHDASELVALLD encoded by the coding sequence ATGACGACCACCGCAGACATCGCCGACTTCGCCCTCGGTCTCGACTTCGAGGACCTCGACGACGACACCGTCACGGAACTCAAGAAGCGAATCCTGGACTCGCTCGGCATCGCCGTCGCCGCGATGGAGGAGGAACCGGTCTCCGTCGTCGGCGACACCGTGGCCGAGTTCGGCGGGGAGGGGTGTTCGCTGTGGGGCGGCGGGGCAGGCGGTTCGACCGCCTCGCCACCCGAGGCATCGACCGCCTCGCCACCCGACGCGACGATGTACAACACGACGCTGGTCCGCTACCTCGACTACATGGACTCGTTTCTCGCGCCGGGGGAGACGCCCCACCCGAGCGACAACGTCGCGGCAGTACTCGCCTGCGGGGAGTACGCGGACGCCTCGGGCGAGGACCTGATTACGGCGGTCGGGGTCGCCTACGAGGTCCAGGGCGCGCTGGCGTGGAACGCGCCGGTCCGCGAGCGCGGGTGGGACCACGTGACCCACACCGTGATTTCCGCTGCTACCGGGACCGGGACGATTCTCGGACTCGACCGCGAGCAGTTGCGGTCGGCCGTGGGCATCGCGGGCACCGCACACAACGCGCTCCGGGTGACTCGCACGGAGGCCATCTCGGAGTGGAAGGGCATCGCGTCGGCCAACGCCGCACGGAACGCGGTCTACTCCGTATTCCTCGCCAAGAACGGGATGGACGGCCCGAAGAACCTGTTCGAGGGCCAAAAGGGCTGGAAACAGGTCGTGTCCGGCGAGTTCGAGGCCGAGTTCACGCCCGCCGAACGGGTCCACGACGTGATGGCCAAGAAGTACGTCGCCGAGACCTACGCCCAGTCGGCGGTCGAAGGAATCATCGAACTCGCCGAGCGCGAGGACATCGACCCCGCTCGCGTCGAGCGCATCCACCTCGACACCTTCGCCGGTGCGAAACTCATCATCGGCGGCGGCGAGGGGAGTCGCTACGAGGTCGAGACGAAGGCGCAGGCCGACCACTCGCTGCCCTACATGCTCGCCGCTGCGTTGGTGGACCGCGAACTGGGAAACGACCAGTACGAACAGGAGCGCATCCGGCAGTCGGACGTGCAGGAACTCCTCCGCAAGGTGGAGGTCGAAGAGAACACGGAACTGACGACTCGCTTCGAGAGCGGCGAGATGCCCGCCCACGTCACGGTCGAGACGAGCGACGGGACGGTCTACCGCGTCGAGAAAGACCACTTCGAGGGCCACCCCAACGACTCGATGTCGTGGGAGGAAATCGAGCGGAAGTTCCACGAGACCGCCGGAGAGCGGTACGACGACGAGCGTCGCGAGGAGATAATCGAGACGGTGGCGGAGTTGGAGGAACACGACGCGTCTGAACTGGTCGCGCTCTTAGACTGA
- a CDS encoding BGTF surface domain-containing protein produces the protein MTRTRKSILLTALLVVSALTAGVTGGAVTGAETTYRAQDSGAQDDGDDYTAVDSGEVFWQGQFLELSANQSNAGEVWALRRVQNGQVGSLATEVLLDGSGSAVISTSNLEGQYVIVNQNEQPVVFQNGTAQGTGSVSEASFEIANQTLNATFAESMVLNDDSSDARTDLRLQSNRAGYGFYLFSEQLSDQQLADIFESVEVRNGRAVATREAGSDAYFEANFTGVEPGTYDISVVTSDGAAEDSATITVAQPVDGSASLGNATYTEQRGDVVRFNVTFDGTDRATVRLGSEQVNYVSQFTVVDRNGDGTATVALDTYRAGLSPDSPGISVVGEDNFTNFQLLTDPIPGRLDVATYPIEVRVGTTRTAVGSILLTERSTGGIQTWTAPASVDLDNASQIAQVATQDSDVAFQDWAIVQVQASGLYSYVQNVSDLNNNSTGLSMNLTKIGGLNVPPEQVSLDRGRLIVDESGNQFFLVIDSDRLEQGARYRANFTISAENPYVSEGNATSLVTNFTVVNRSASFDRPVRVSAGQATISGNSTLAPGTELNVEAANTGQTPFLKRQTATVAEDGTWEATFDFSDVQPNTNFTVSIDDPQVSVNGTVVSGGAAGEQTTTAGETTTAAGGETTTAGQETTAEGVLGGEETTTETETTTETTTEAAVADDTATVTEAGTAPAPGFGIGTAALALAAVLLAGAAFVGRRR, from the coding sequence ATGACACGAACACGCAAGAGTATACTGTTAACAGCACTGCTCGTCGTCAGCGCGCTGACGGCGGGCGTGACCGGTGGCGCAGTGACGGGAGCTGAAACGACGTATCGAGCGCAGGACAGCGGAGCGCAGGACGACGGCGACGACTACACTGCCGTCGATTCCGGCGAGGTGTTCTGGCAGGGGCAGTTCCTCGAACTGTCCGCGAACCAGAGTAACGCGGGCGAGGTGTGGGCGCTCCGGCGCGTCCAAAACGGACAGGTCGGGTCGCTCGCCACCGAGGTTCTGCTCGACGGGAGCGGGTCGGCGGTAATCAGCACGAGTAACCTCGAAGGTCAGTACGTCATCGTCAACCAGAACGAACAACCGGTCGTCTTCCAGAACGGGACCGCGCAGGGAACCGGGAGCGTGAGCGAGGCGAGTTTCGAAATCGCCAACCAGACGCTCAACGCCACCTTCGCGGAGAGCATGGTATTGAACGACGATAGCTCGGACGCTCGGACGGACCTCCGCCTGCAGTCGAACCGCGCGGGCTACGGGTTCTACCTCTTCTCCGAGCAACTGAGCGACCAGCAACTCGCCGACATCTTCGAGTCGGTCGAGGTGCGAAACGGCCGGGCGGTCGCCACGCGCGAGGCGGGCAGCGACGCCTACTTCGAGGCCAACTTCACCGGCGTCGAACCGGGCACGTACGACATCTCGGTGGTCACGAGCGACGGGGCCGCCGAGGACAGCGCCACGATAACCGTGGCCCAACCGGTCGACGGGTCCGCCTCGCTCGGGAACGCGACCTACACCGAACAGCGCGGCGACGTGGTCCGGTTCAACGTCACCTTCGACGGAACCGACCGGGCGACGGTCCGACTCGGGTCCGAGCAGGTCAATTACGTCTCGCAGTTCACCGTCGTCGACCGGAACGGCGACGGGACGGCGACCGTCGCGCTCGACACCTACCGGGCGGGTCTCTCGCCCGACTCGCCGGGTATCTCGGTCGTCGGCGAGGACAACTTCACCAACTTCCAGTTGCTGACCGACCCGATTCCGGGCCGCCTCGACGTGGCGACGTACCCCATCGAGGTGAGGGTCGGTACGACGCGCACCGCGGTCGGGTCCATCCTCCTGACCGAGCGCTCGACCGGGGGCATCCAGACGTGGACCGCGCCCGCTTCCGTTGACCTCGACAACGCGAGCCAAATCGCCCAAGTCGCGACGCAGGACAGCGACGTGGCGTTCCAAGACTGGGCCATCGTGCAGGTGCAGGCGTCCGGTCTCTACAGCTACGTCCAGAACGTGTCCGACCTCAACAACAACTCGACGGGACTGTCGATGAACCTGACCAAAATCGGCGGTCTCAACGTCCCGCCGGAACAGGTGTCGCTGGACAGGGGTCGGCTAATCGTGGACGAGTCGGGTAACCAGTTCTTCCTCGTCATCGACTCCGACAGACTGGAGCAGGGCGCGCGCTACCGAGCGAACTTCACTATCTCGGCCGAGAATCCCTACGTCAGCGAGGGGAACGCGACCTCGCTCGTGACCAACTTCACGGTGGTCAACCGCTCGGCCTCGTTCGACCGCCCGGTTCGGGTGTCGGCGGGCCAAGCGACGATATCCGGGAACAGCACACTCGCGCCCGGAACTGAGTTGAACGTCGAGGCGGCCAACACCGGCCAGACGCCGTTCCTCAAGCGCCAGACCGCGACGGTGGCCGAGGACGGCACGTGGGAGGCGACGTTCGACTTCTCGGACGTGCAACCGAACACGAACTTCACGGTCTCCATCGACGACCCGCAGGTCAGCGTGAACGGCACCGTCGTCAGCGGCGGTGCCGCCGGTGAGCAGACGACCACTGCCGGCGAGACGACGACCGCCGCTGGCGGGGAGACCACTACCGCCGGTCAGGAGACGACCGCGGAGGGCGTCCTCGGCGGTGAGGAGACGACGACCGAGACCGAAACGACGACCGAAACCACGACCGAGGCGGCCGTGGCCGACGACACGGCGACGGTCACGGAGGCGGGGACCGCACCCGCGCCCGGTTTCGGCATCGGCACGGCGGCGCTCGCACTCGCGGCGGTCCTGCTCGCGGGCGCGGCGTTCGTCGGACGGCGGCGCTGA
- a CDS encoding DUF998 domain-containing protein, which translates to MSLLHDSRFRTVARASGAAAPVVTLGAILVSTLLSPTFSWADSALSDLGRAGAPTAPIFNGGLILGAILALPYVARVALAAERLLTRLGAATFGLAALSMGLVGVFPTGTAYHFPAAVSLYLFVTYGLFLYGSGRVRAGAARGQIETTTAGLAAIWLGVGHLTSWLAWGAGLRVGPGLAIPETVGAAIFVAWIRLSWPLATEDAA; encoded by the coding sequence ATGTCCCTCCTTCACGACTCCCGATTCCGCACGGTCGCCCGCGCCTCCGGCGCGGCCGCGCCCGTCGTCACGCTCGGCGCGATACTCGTCTCTACCCTCCTCTCACCTACCTTCTCGTGGGCGGACAGCGCGCTCTCGGACCTCGGTCGGGCGGGCGCGCCGACTGCGCCGATTTTCAACGGCGGACTGATACTCGGCGCTATCCTCGCGCTTCCGTACGTCGCGCGGGTCGCGCTCGCGGCCGAGCGACTCCTGACGCGACTCGGCGCCGCGACGTTCGGTCTCGCGGCGCTCTCGATGGGTCTGGTCGGCGTCTTCCCGACCGGGACCGCGTACCACTTTCCGGCGGCGGTCTCGCTCTACCTGTTCGTGACCTACGGACTCTTCCTGTACGGTTCCGGCCGAGTCCGGGCCGGGGCGGCGAGAGGCCAGATCGAGACGACGACGGCCGGTCTCGCGGCCATCTGGCTCGGAGTCGGCCACCTCACTTCGTGGCTCGCGTGGGGCGCGGGCCTGCGCGTCGGTCCGGGTCTGGCGATTCCCGAGACCGTCGGCGCGGCCATCTTCGTCGCGTGGATTCGGCTCTCGTGGCCGCTGGCAACGGAAGACGCGGCTTAG
- a CDS encoding potassium channel family protein — MDTWKRRTLYYLGTLVVVFFAFALAYDYGMAVYESHEQPFYRSMQVVVETFTTTGYGSDAGWESLEMNIFVMVMDLTGVVLIFAALPVFVVPLFENALSTTLPTAAEDLEDHVVICTHSPRAEALISELESWDVEYVIVEPDRETALDLYESGHSVIHGDPESVETLTAANLGEATALVADASDEVDVSIVLTAREAEADVRIVSVVEDPEHETYHELAGVDEVLSPRRLVGESLANKVTTAVSTELGSAVEIGEDFEIAELSVQRGSELVGHTLAESGIRERSGANVIGAWLEGEFETPLSPDVELAAGTVLLVAGRQAQLERLKELTRSQARRPRRGSVLVVGHGEVGATVTDALASANIPYTVVDIAEKPGVDVVGDTTDPETLEEAGIEEARTVVFTVADDTLTGFGTLVARDLNPGIEVLARAEETENVRKIYRAGADYVLALATVSGRMLASTILEREEVISMDKQVEIVRTTAPEFAGQTLSEADVRARTGCTVVAIERDGAVLTEIGPDFRFRRDDDVIVAGTDEGVNRFTTLAN; from the coding sequence ATGGACACGTGGAAGCGCCGGACGCTCTACTACCTCGGGACGCTCGTGGTCGTCTTCTTCGCCTTCGCGCTGGCCTACGACTACGGAATGGCGGTCTACGAGAGTCACGAGCAACCGTTCTACCGGTCGATGCAGGTCGTCGTCGAGACCTTCACCACGACCGGGTACGGGTCGGACGCGGGGTGGGAGTCGCTGGAGATGAACATCTTCGTGATGGTGATGGACCTGACGGGCGTCGTCCTCATCTTCGCGGCGCTCCCTGTCTTCGTCGTCCCACTGTTCGAGAACGCGCTCTCTACCACCCTGCCGACCGCCGCGGAGGACCTCGAAGACCACGTCGTCATCTGCACTCACTCGCCCCGGGCCGAGGCGCTCATCTCCGAGTTGGAGTCGTGGGACGTGGAGTACGTCATCGTGGAACCCGACCGCGAGACCGCGCTGGACCTCTACGAATCGGGCCACTCGGTGATTCACGGCGACCCCGAGTCGGTGGAGACGCTGACCGCCGCGAACCTCGGCGAGGCGACCGCGCTGGTCGCCGACGCCAGCGACGAAGTGGACGTGAGCATCGTTCTCACGGCACGCGAGGCCGAGGCCGACGTGCGAATCGTCAGCGTCGTGGAGGACCCCGAACACGAGACGTACCACGAACTCGCGGGCGTGGACGAGGTGCTGTCGCCCCGGCGACTCGTCGGCGAGAGTCTGGCGAACAAGGTGACGACCGCCGTCTCGACCGAACTCGGGAGCGCGGTCGAAATCGGCGAGGACTTCGAAATCGCGGAACTCTCCGTCCAGCGGGGGAGCGAACTCGTCGGCCACACGCTCGCCGAGAGCGGCATCCGCGAGCGGTCGGGCGCGAACGTCATCGGGGCGTGGTTGGAGGGCGAGTTCGAGACGCCGCTCTCGCCCGACGTGGAACTGGCCGCGGGGACGGTCCTGCTGGTCGCCGGGCGGCAGGCCCAACTCGAACGACTCAAGGAACTGACGCGCTCGCAGGCCCGCCGACCCCGGCGGGGGTCGGTCCTCGTCGTCGGCCACGGCGAGGTGGGCGCGACCGTGACCGACGCGCTCGCGTCCGCGAACATCCCCTACACGGTGGTGGACATCGCGGAGAAACCCGGCGTGGACGTGGTCGGCGACACGACCGACCCCGAGACGCTGGAGGAGGCGGGCATCGAGGAGGCCCGTACCGTCGTCTTCACCGTCGCCGACGACACCTTGACCGGGTTCGGCACGCTGGTCGCGCGCGACCTCAACCCCGGCATCGAGGTGCTGGCCCGCGCCGAGGAGACCGAGAACGTCCGGAAAATCTACCGCGCTGGCGCCGACTACGTGCTGGCGCTGGCGACGGTCTCCGGACGTATGCTCGCCTCCACGATTCTGGAGCGCGAGGAGGTCATCTCGATGGACAAGCAGGTCGAAATCGTCCGGACGACCGCGCCGGAGTTCGCCGGACAGACTCTCTCGGAGGCCGACGTGCGCGCCCGGACCGGGTGTACCGTCGTCGCGATAGAGCGCGACGGGGCGGTTCTGACCGAAATCGGCCCGGACTTCCGGTTCCGGCGCGACGACGACGTTATCGTCGCGGGCACCGACGAGGGCGTCAATCGGTTCACGACGCTGGCGAACTGA
- a CDS encoding GbsR/MarR family transcriptional regulator produces MTDAESEPDGSAASDASESEPGDAESEAVEHAREEVVEAMARAAEVYGIKPSYGRLYGLLYFAEEPRSLDDLAAESDYAKSTVSTAMTAMERYHLVHRRSIPGEGKKAYFEAERDLWHVFQQLLNQEVRSEVRIMTRALDEAAETLRNADSERADRDLQKVERLLGVYESGETALNVLTSSSFDSIMSVFRRLRSRE; encoded by the coding sequence ATGACCGACGCCGAGTCCGAACCCGACGGGAGCGCCGCGAGCGACGCGTCCGAATCCGAACCCGGGGACGCCGAGTCCGAGGCGGTCGAGCACGCCCGCGAGGAGGTCGTGGAAGCGATGGCCCGCGCCGCGGAGGTGTACGGCATCAAGCCGAGTTACGGCCGCCTGTACGGCCTGCTCTACTTCGCCGAGGAACCGCGCTCGCTCGACGACCTCGCGGCCGAGAGCGACTACGCCAAGTCCACGGTCAGCACCGCGATGACCGCGATGGAGCGGTACCACCTCGTCCACCGGCGGTCGATTCCCGGCGAGGGAAAGAAGGCCTACTTCGAGGCGGAGCGCGACCTCTGGCACGTCTTCCAGCAGTTGCTCAATCAGGAGGTCCGCAGCGAGGTCCGCATCATGACTCGGGCGCTGGACGAGGCGGCCGAGACGCTTCGGAACGCCGACTCCGAGCGCGCCGACCGGGACCTGCAGAAGGTCGAGCGACTGCTGGGGGTCTACGAGAGCGGCGAGACGGCGCTGAACGTCCTGACGAGTTCGTCGTTCGACAGCATCATGAGCGTGTTCCGGCGACTCCGGTCGAGGGAGTAG
- a CDS encoding ABC transporter ATP-binding protein → MVNIGNRVQDGSETSDGRESSDESDGDESSDELAGDVVVRGRNLTKTYDSPLPFTRSVEVLRGADLDVRAGEILGIVGENGSGKSTLMKTLVGAMEPDDGEVVVDGVAGWCPQDPLLYDRLTVAETFRLFGTAYGMTGEEIRDARDRLADRLGFEEFLDYRVDQLSGGNRQKVNLSVAVMADPDVLFLDEPYTGFDWQTYLAFWGLTDELTDRGIAVAVISHFVSERERFDRILELADGRLTDVTDADLADRPTEDPRDPTGGANAKGDQSAREAETDA, encoded by the coding sequence ATGGTGAATATAGGGAATCGAGTCCAAGACGGCTCCGAGACGTCCGACGGAAGAGAATCAAGCGACGAGTCAGACGGCGACGAATCGAGCGACGAACTGGCGGGCGACGTCGTGGTCCGCGGGCGAAATCTGACTAAGACGTACGACTCGCCGCTCCCGTTCACCCGTTCGGTCGAAGTGCTCCGGGGCGCGGACCTCGACGTTCGGGCGGGCGAAATCCTCGGCATCGTCGGCGAGAACGGGTCGGGAAAGTCCACGCTGATGAAGACGCTGGTCGGCGCGATGGAACCCGACGACGGCGAAGTGGTCGTGGACGGCGTTGCGGGGTGGTGCCCGCAAGACCCCCTGCTGTACGACCGACTGACGGTCGCCGAGACCTTTCGACTGTTCGGGACGGCCTACGGCATGACCGGCGAGGAGATTCGAGACGCCCGGGACCGACTCGCCGACCGACTCGGCTTCGAGGAGTTCCTCGACTACCGAGTCGACCAGTTGAGCGGCGGGAACCGCCAGAAGGTCAACCTGAGCGTCGCCGTCATGGCCGACCCGGACGTGCTGTTCCTCGACGAACCGTACACCGGGTTCGACTGGCAGACCTACCTCGCGTTCTGGGGGTTGACCGACGAACTGACCGACCGGGGCATCGCCGTCGCGGTCATCTCCCACTTCGTCAGCGAGCGCGAGCGGTTCGACCGCATCCTCGAACTGGCGGACGGCCGCCTGACAGACGTGACCGACGCCGACCTCGCCGACCGGCCGACCGAGGACCCCCGAGACCCGACCGGCGGGGCGAATGCCAAGGGGGACCAGTCGGCGCGGGAGGCAGAGACCGATGCCTGA
- a CDS encoding ABC transporter permease codes for MSRPRTGRARTAFEMGLREYARTPVLLALLVFLPAYFVGVLVFLLPESSVPVEVAGRGTVAVPSSELYGILLVPLVSGLVGGVAGLFLMLAARSADGRLVVAGYRPVELLVARVGLLAVAGAVAAVVSLGVLSVEVVPERLGWFALASVLAGVTYGLVGTLAGLVLSRLAGVYLLLFAPMVDVFFFQNPMVSDPHWLAAYLPGHFATEVAVDAGLSASVALEPLGWAVAYLATVGVVTAVAYYRTMRIG; via the coding sequence GTGAGTCGACCGCGGACGGGGAGGGCCCGGACCGCCTTCGAGATGGGCCTGCGCGAGTACGCCCGGACGCCGGTCCTGCTCGCGCTGTTGGTCTTCCTGCCCGCCTACTTCGTCGGCGTGTTGGTCTTCCTGCTGCCCGAGTCGTCGGTTCCGGTCGAGGTGGCGGGCCGGGGGACGGTCGCAGTTCCCTCGTCGGAACTCTACGGCATCCTGCTCGTGCCGCTCGTGAGCGGTCTGGTCGGCGGTGTCGCGGGCCTGTTCCTGATGCTGGCGGCGCGCTCGGCCGACGGTAGACTCGTCGTCGCTGGCTATCGCCCGGTCGAGTTACTGGTCGCGCGGGTCGGTCTGCTGGCGGTCGCCGGAGCGGTCGCGGCCGTGGTCTCGCTCGGCGTCCTCTCGGTCGAAGTGGTACCCGAGCGACTCGGCTGGTTCGCGCTCGCGTCGGTGCTGGCGGGGGTGACCTACGGACTGGTCGGCACGCTCGCGGGCCTCGTCCTCTCGCGCTTGGCGGGGGTCTATCTCCTGCTATTCGCGCCGATGGTGGACGTGTTCTTCTTCCAGAATCCGATGGTCAGCGACCCCCACTGGCTGGCGGCGTACCTGCCGGGCCACTTCGCGACCGAGGTCGCCGTGGACGCCGGACTCTCCGCGAGCGTGGCGCTCGAACCGCTCGGGTGGGCCGTCGCGTATCTCGCCACCGTCGGCGTCGTCACCGCAGTCGCGTACTACCGGACGATGCGAATCGGGTAG